A region from the Nematostella vectensis chromosome 13, jaNemVect1.1, whole genome shotgun sequence genome encodes:
- the LOC125559083 gene encoding EGF-like repeat and discoidin I-like domain-containing protein 3 produces MEFLFHLLLVLLMSWQHAIAHDCRNYIYFMPGFQLHAHVIQTKVTTKNEECRESCRENDACFSINFKQKESRCELNNASHMTHPGRLRPEVNAFYALVKPPTYCSNEYCSTGKKCVLRGEGMTHKCEDCLPSAMGMESGAISDSAITASSFFSDNLRPFNGRLNRPSAWASATRSPGEYIQVDLGRVTTVTKVATQGNPGYYEWVNSYKISYSSDLSTWQVYREGGQEKV; encoded by the exons ATGGAGTTTCTATTCCACCTCTTGCTAGTTCTTCTTATGTCATGGCAACACGCCATTGCACACGACTGCAGGAACTACATCTATTTCATGCCAGGCTTCCAGCTGCATGCCCACGTCATCCAGACGAAAGTGACAACAAAGAATGAGGAATGTCGAGAAAGCTGCCGCGAAAATGACGCGTGCTTCTCCATCAACTTCAAGCAGAAAGA ATCGCGATGTGAGCTGAATAACGCTTCACACATGACACATCCGGGAAGGCTGAGACCAGAAGTCAACGCATTCTACGCTTTGGTGAAACCGCCGACCTACTGCAGTAACGAGTACTGTTCGACGGGAAAGAAGTGTGTCTTGCGAGGGGAAGGAATGACGCACAAATGTGAAG ATTGTTTGCCAAGCGCTATGGGTATGGAGTCGGGCGCTATAAGTGACTCAGCAATTACTGCATCGAGCTTCTTTTCTGATAACCTGCGGCCTTTTAATGGCCGCCTAAATCGCCCAAGCGCCTGGGCGTCTGCAACTCGGAGCCCTGGAGAGTACATCCAAGTCGACCTGGGGCGTGTCACAACAGTCACCAAGGTGGCCACTCAAGGAAACCCGGGATATTATGAGTGGGTAAATAGCTACAAAATCAGCTACAGCTCCGACCTGTCGACCTGGCAAGTGTACCGCGAGGGAGGTCAAGAAAAGGTATGA